A genome region from Purpureocillium takamizusanense chromosome 8, complete sequence includes the following:
- a CDS encoding uncharacterized protein (COG:S~EggNog:ENOG502HQV6), whose protein sequence is MARLPYVSADSFPPGLPPANMLRMWAHSTATLRPGLALGTACITALSISPFHREALALYCSVKFECEYIWNRHTDDARKAGLTDSHLQALRSHDISNRDVWTEEQMALLAFLGDVIDRPEATDTTFLEAGKWFNEQQIVEIITAQGFYYMWARVATTLRVEPDTGILGDDQKAKQWANDAK, encoded by the exons ATGGCTCGCCTCCCATACGTCTCAGCGGACTCTTTCCCTCctgggctgccgccggcaaACATGCTCCGGATGTGGGCCCACTCGACCGCGACCCTGCGCCCGGGATTGGCGTTGGGGACGGCTTGTATCACAGCGCTGTCGATTTCTCCGTTCCATCGAGAGGCCCTCGCTCTTTACTGTTCCGTCAAGTTCGAGTGCGAGTATATCTGGAATCGACATACAGACGATGCGAGGAAGGCAGGTCTTACAGACAGTCACCTCCAGGCGCTCAGGAGCCATGACATTAGCAATCGTGACGTGTGGACCGAGGAGCAAATGGCACTCCTTGCCTTCCTTGGTGACGTTATCGACCGGCCTGAGGCGACCGACACAACCTTTTTGGAAGCCGGGAAGTGGTTTAATGAGCAGCAAATAGTAGAGATCATTACCGCCCAG GGATTTTATTACATGTGGGCGCGTGTGGCCACAACGTTGCGAGTCGAACCGGACACGGGGATTCTGGGGGACGACCAAAAGGCGAAACAGTGGGCGAACGATGCGAAGTAG
- a CDS encoding uncharacterized protein (EggNog:ENOG503NWYG~COG:T), protein MERGDVQTSVPPLSPSSSRSALSLEELDLAADPYPFQATQSKWNTVNKSQTCEIDLPELQTAHGDPEGLDPIGIDGLQPGSFDLVNPVEPNRAGGGKYELEKRSELLFSSRHLEAIFNDPAYLYRFARFLHQHRPASVPLFTYYMESLKALKAIDYSNALMRGLGSLTEFDSDDECALAHSTANKELETYAQAAFDLLAREDLPMYITHIWIQTVTVSIRHRIKGLPRPASEGLAEVFCLTDPSRPDNPIVFMTEEFNRTTQYGVDYVVGRNCRFLQGPSTNPFSVKRIRDRLAAGMEHYETFINYRRDGSPFMNLVMLAPLYDSRGVIRYFLGAQVDVSGLARDCYGLPALKKLVIEEEGDPKEPPQPSFDKDEFTQLAELLGRRELDVVREQGGRMHEPPFQQTGAGPRRFQEKPLTNPTANSAYDVEPYTESAASKHRVILKDPEPQSSATGEYGQQADPSEHAMSMALKHNGRLAGVYENYVLVRPYPSLRILFTSPSMRMPGILQSPLLDRIGGSANMRDQLVQALAEGQGVTAKVTWLSGSQRPAQFNPQPPRRMAAYNHPLEAHLGFDDDADTLMEPEPQGRPRWLHCTPLVGSNGKVGVWMIVIVDDESEHEHNNNNNNNNNNNSNNNNNSNNNNNASGHPGNTNRTMTPDRRRPGSAMSNRSTPATQDSIDSVHDEQIMSQTQRARPRRSSETLGTSSANTQPYDDAAPMPRRRPAAFTITPRMPGSGQTTTRLPAHFFSRAALARAAASNISPSRPMLGGGTDGGDQQWHGAEQHTKSPNRDELFMSQAPSWPLPPKMTSQMRRRREHQVHVPPPIREQSSDNGRADALGHDNGETSSIASRGSAFTVKIEE, encoded by the exons ATGGAACGAGGTGATGTCCAGACTAGCGTCCCTCCATTGTCTCCTTCCTCTAG TCGCAGTGCCCTAAGCCTCGAAGAgctcgaccttgccgcggACCCCTATCCGTTTCAAGCGACCCAGTCGAAGTGGAATACGGTCAACAAATCACAAACATGCGAGATCGATCTCCCAGAGCTACAAACAGCACATGGCGACCCCGAGGGGCTTGACCCAATTGGCATCGATGGCTTGCAGCCGGGTAGCTTCGATCTCGTGAACCCAGTTGAGCCAAATCGAGCCGGGGGTGGAAAGTATGAACTCGAGAAGCGCTCCGAGTTGCTCTTCTCCAGTCGTCACCTGGAAGCCATCTTCAACGATCCAGCATACTTGTATCGTTTCGCCCGATTCTTGCATCAACACCGACCAGCCTCAGTCCCACTCTTCACCTACTATATGGAGAGTCTGAAAGCCCTAAAGGCTATCGACTATAGCAATGCTTTGATGAGGGGCTTGGGCTCATTGACCGAGTTTGACTCGGACGATGAATGTGCCTTGGCGCATTCAACCGCCAACAAAGAGCTTGAGACATACGCCCAGGCGGCTTTTGATCTTCTGGCAAGGGAGGATCTCCCAATGTACATCACACATATCTGGATTCAAACCGTGACAGTCTCCATCAGGCACAGGATCAAGGGACTGCCTCGGCCGGCATCAGAAGGGTTAGCCGAGGTGTTTTGTCTCACAGACCCATCACGGCCTGACAATCCCATTGTCTTCATGACCGAGGAGTTCAATAGAACAACACAGTATGGAGTGGACTATGTGGTCGGACGAAATTGTCGGTTTCTTCAAGGACCAAGCACCAACCCATTCAGCGTCAAGCGCATTCGAGACAGACTAGCCGCCGGCATGGAGCATTACGAAACATTTATTAACTACAGACGGGACGGGTCTCCGTTCATGAACCTCGTGATG CTCGCGCCGTTATATGACAGTCGAGGTGTCATAAGGTACTTCTTGGGTGCTCAAGTGGACGTGTCGGGTTTGGCGAGAGATTGTTATGGTCTCCCGGCACTCAAAAAGTTGGTTatcgaagaagaaggcgatCCCAAAGAGCCGCCACAGCCCAGTTTCGACAAGGATGAGTTCACACAGCTCGCTGAGTTGCTTGGACGTCGAGAGCTCGACGTCGTGCGAGAACAAGGCGGACGGATGCATGAGCCGCCGTTCCAGCAGACGGGAGCGGGCCCGCGTCGCTTCCAAGAAAAGCCTTTGACGAACCCAACCGCCAATAGTGCCTATGATGTCGAGCCTTACACGGAAAgcgcagcaagcaagcatcgGGTCATATTGAAAGATCCTGAGCCGCAAAGCTCTGCGACGGGCGAGTACGGTCAACAGGCCGATCCTTCCGAGCACGCCATGTCGATGGCACTCAAGCACAACGGTCGACTCGCTGGAGTATACGAAAACTACGTTCTCGTGCGGCCATATCCGTCGCTGCGCATCCTATTTACGAGCCCGTCCATGCGAATGCCAGGCATCCTGCAATCGCCTCTGCTTGACCGAATTGGCGGCTCGGCGAACATGCGAGACCAGCTCgtgcaggccctcgccgaaGGACAGGGGGTCACAGCAAAGGTCACCTGGCTCAGTGGATCTCAAAGGCCGGCCCAGTTCAATCCTCAGCCTCCGAGACGGATGGCAGCCTACAACCATCCGCTGGAAGCACACCtgggcttcgacgacgatgccgacacTTTGATGGAGCCAGAGCCGCAAGGCCGGCCACGATGGCTTCATTGTACACCATTGGTGGGATCCAACGGTAAAGTCGGCGTATGGATGATCGTAATAGTCGACGATGAATCGGAACACGaacacaacaacaacaacaacaacaacaacaacaacaacagcaacaacaacaacaacagcaacaacaacaacaacgccaGCGGCCACCCGGGCAATACGAACCGTACAATGACACcagatcgtcgtcgtcctgggtCTGCAATGTCGAATAGATCGACCCCGGCCACTCAGGACTCGATAGACAGCGTCCACGACGAACAAATCATGTCGCAGACGCAAAGAGCACGACCACGAAGGTCCTCGGAGACACTCGGGACGTCTTCGGCGAACACACAGCCCtacgacgatgcggcgccgatgcccaggCGACGCCCGGCCGCCTTCACCATCACTCCCCGGATGCCAGGCTCCGGTCAAACTACCACCAGACTACCAGCGCACTTCTTTAGCCGAGCGGCCCTGGCACGGGCCGCTGCGTCCAACATTTCACCAAGTAGGCCGATGCTAGGAGGTGGgaccgacggcggcgatcaACAATGGCATGGGGCGGAACAGCACACCAAATCCCCAAACCGAGACGAGCTGTTCATGTCACAAGCGCCCTcgtggcccttgccgccgaaAATGACTTCGCAAATgagaagacggcgagagcATCAGGTCCACGTACCGCCGCCCATTCGGGAACAGTCCTCTGACAATGGTCGAGCGGACGCGCTGGGCCACGACAATGGGGAAACGTCTTCCATTGCGAGCCGAGGATCGGCCTTTACAGTCAAAATCGAGGAGTGA
- a CDS encoding Deuterolysin (MEROPS:MER0001394~SECRETED:SignalP(1-21~SECRETED:cutsite=SVG-NR~SECRETED:prob=0.2854)~EggNog:ENOG503P0GD~COG:O) — MNTLAKLLALAAFAAAAPSVGNRGPSPFEVQLEMRGNSEVKATFTNKGKDAVKVLKTGSVLDTSSVEKAKVFSGGAPVPFQGVRLRLATDLLNDSDFQRISPGETVEVTFDIAQTHDLSSGGKFDILADGSFAFANEKSNVLIGSIPYVSKQLGIEVDGGAAAAVHSAFHEKRTRVQSDCQGQQLQVTQTALRNCASIARKAQQAAASGPAAKLQEYFKSSSQQVRNTVSTVFGRVASECGSTNSGVSTYHCRDPYSYCEGRVLAYTIPSYSVMVYCPLYFNSLPDLSNACHAQDKANTNLHESTHLTQIKGTDDYGGYGYDFVRSLTPAQNLNHADTYTLYAQAINVGC; from the exons ATGAACACTCTTGCAAAACTTCTGGCTTTGGCAGCcttcgctgctgctgctccttctgTGGGCAACCGTGGCCCTTCGCCGTTTGAAGTCCAACTGGAAATGCGTGGAAACTCCGAGGTCAAAGCCACCTTCACAAACAAGGGCAAAGATGCTGTGAAGGTTCTTAAGACCGGCAGCGTGCTCGACACCTCCTCTGTTGAGAAGGCCAAGGTCTTTTCTGGCG GGGCGCCTGTGCCCTTCCAAGGTGTTCGCCTTAGACTTGCCACGGATTTACTCAATGACAGTGACTTTCAGCGCATCTCTCCTGGCGAAACCGTGGAAGTGACTTTCGACATCGCTCAAACGCACGACCTTTCGTCTGGTGGCAAGTTTGACATCTTGGCTGATGGTTCCTTTGCCTTTGCAAATGAGAAGAGCAACGTTTTGATCGGCTCCATTCCCTATGTCTCGAAGCAACTTGGCATTGAGGTTGACGgtggggctgctgctgctgttcaTTCTGCCTTCCATGAGAAGCGCACTCGTGTGCAAAGCGACTGCCAAGGTCAACAGCTACAGGTCACCCagacggcgctgcgcaaCTGCGCTTCGATTGCTCGCAAGGCTCAGCAGGCTGCTGCATCTGGTCCAGCCGCAAAGCTGCAGGAGTACTTCAAGTCATCTAGCCAGCAGGTTCGCAACACGGTTTCGACCGTCTTTGGTCGTGTTGCCTCGGAATGCGGCTCGACCAACAGTGGCGTTTCCACCTACCACTGCCGCGACCCCTACAGCTATTGCGAGGGCCGGGTCCTTGCGTACACGATCCCGTCGTACAGTGTCATGGTGTACTGCCCGCTGTACTTCAACAGCTTGCCGGATCTCAGCAACGCCTGCCACGCCCAGGACAAAGCCAACACTAATCTTCATGAGTCTACCCACCTGACTCAGATTAAGGGCACTGACGACTACGGTGGTTACGGCTATGACTTTGTTCGCAGCTTGACCCCGGCCCAGAATCTCAACCACGCGGACACATACACTCTTTATGCGCAGGCGATCAACGTTGGCTGCTAG
- a CDS encoding uncharacterized protein (COG:S~TransMembrane:7 (o6-23i43-65o71-90i110-135o155-172i192-211o223-243i)~EggNog:ENOG503P3BV), which produces MSSIDLAVLYFGLFLGIFPFTLVKVADQTRKILVRSRGLYNAYLYMIWIEALVNLIFALITFLYLKGIIPGSYTFYAGTVLLWAIQTQLLSQIIANRVALIMVHKHKARWLKLGLLVSVACINIAVAVIWIRAHAFTATPFDVKLNDRFEKAEKAFFLVIDLGLNLLFLYLVRFRLIASGLSKYWRLFKFNIGMVTLSTSMDMLLLGFLSLPDPYLYVQFSPVAYIVKLYIELTMATLIAKIVRSSTNDRVVGFNNQSSGAYRKSHGHYTTFPGPGSNSGTLAEGDDRNFGHEVEINKGSSGSDIHLSPYSGDDGILKTVTTVVVTEHDKEQGSTTSGPSDREHPRDMC; this is translated from the exons ATGAGCAGCATTGATCTTGCCGTCTTGTACTTCGGCCTCTTCCTGGGTATTTTCCCATTCACTCTGGTCAAGGTCGCCGATCAGACACGTAAAATTCTCGTGCGATCTCGAGGTCTATACAATGCCTACTTGTACATGATCTGGATTGAGGCGCTAGTCAATTTGATCTTTGCTCTGATCACCTTTCTCTACTTGAAAGGCATCATTCCCGGCTC CTATACTTTTTATGCTGGCACTG TCTTACTATGGGCCATTCAGACACAGCTTCTCTCGCAAATCATTGCGAACCGTGTTGCCCTCATCATGGTCCACAAACACAAGGCAAGGTGGCTCAAATTAGGTCTCCTCGTATCAGTTGCCTGCATCAACATTGCCGTGGCGGTAATTTGGATCAGAGCACACGCCTTTACCGCTACTCCGTTTGACGTCAAGCTCAATGATCGGTTTGAGAAGGCCGAGAAGGCATTCTTTCTCGTCATAGACCTGGGGCTCAATCTGCTTTTCTTATATCTGGTTCGCTTCCGCTTGATTGCTTCGGGGCTCAGCAAATATTGGAGGTTATTCAAGTTCAATATTGGCATGGTCACTTTGTCCACCTCCATGGACATGCTTCTTCTCGGGTTCCTGAGTCTACCTGATCCATATCT CTACGTACAATTCTCCCCAGTGGCCTACATCGTCAAGCTATACATCGAGCTCACCATGGCCACGCTCATAGCGAAGATTgtccgcagcagcacaaACGACAGGGTGGTCGGGTTCAATAACCAGTCATCGGGAGCTTACCGCAAGAGTCATGGGCACTACACAACGTTCCCAGGCCCGGGATCGAACAGCGGCACCTTGGCAGAAGGAGACGATCGAAACTTTGGGCACGAAGTCGAAATCAACAAAGGCAGTTCCGGGTCAGATATTCATCTGTCACCGTACTCCGGTGATGATGGAATTCTCAAGACTGTTACAACAGTGGTGGTGACAGAGCACGATAAGGAGCAAGGCAGCACGACCTCAGGTCCTAGTGATCGGGAGCACCCCCGCGACATGTGCTAG